The following proteins are co-located in the Bosea sp. AS-1 genome:
- a CDS encoding FAD-dependent oxidoreductase has translation MGSMEGEGGRLFFRSETFDTEKFERRSPSNRTIIEPAREIPVHTECDVLVVGGGPAGTAAAIAAARRGADVVLLERYNHLGGLSTGGLVIWIDRMSDWQGRYVIRGVAEELLARLTRDRITGPEPQEWGSHDPERVAYWGLRNAAFNNTVTHAPTLDPEWLKAESLAMVLEAGVHPIFHAWGASPLMEGRRVTGCTFESKEGRRAILARVTIDATGDGDLYAGAGSGFDTEVDIRDIHGCMNTSWLFGGVDMKAFLRFRGETPEQYSQFMARGREAMRFFDRPSVSWRDDIAVFMGPRLAGYSALKVEDLSEVEIRSHQLMLEHLAFYRAHAPGFSNAFIMLSAPQLGVRHGRRLKGVGKLTRENWDGSTAPDEIGVSPSLAPKFANISVPYGAIVPREIDGLLAPGRHLSCDATSHSFMREIPQCWLTGHAAGVAAAIAADRNMRPAEVPIAELRAGLAAQGAYLNAVPELVES, from the coding sequence ATGGGATCGATGGAAGGCGAGGGAGGACGACTGTTCTTCCGCTCCGAGACCTTCGATACGGAGAAGTTCGAGCGGCGCAGCCCATCGAACCGGACGATCATCGAGCCGGCCCGCGAGATTCCGGTCCACACCGAGTGCGACGTGCTGGTCGTCGGTGGTGGCCCCGCCGGTACCGCCGCCGCGATTGCTGCTGCCCGACGCGGCGCCGACGTCGTGCTGCTGGAGCGCTACAATCATCTCGGCGGGCTCTCGACTGGCGGCCTTGTCATCTGGATCGACCGGATGAGCGACTGGCAGGGTCGGTACGTGATCCGCGGTGTCGCCGAAGAGCTGCTGGCGCGCCTGACCCGCGACAGGATCACCGGGCCCGAGCCGCAGGAATGGGGATCGCACGATCCCGAACGCGTCGCTTATTGGGGTTTGCGCAATGCGGCCTTCAACAACACCGTCACCCATGCGCCGACGCTCGACCCGGAATGGCTGAAGGCGGAATCGCTCGCCATGGTGCTGGAGGCCGGCGTCCACCCGATCTTCCACGCCTGGGGCGCCAGCCCGTTGATGGAGGGGCGGCGCGTCACCGGTTGCACCTTCGAGAGCAAGGAGGGGCGGCGCGCCATCCTTGCCCGCGTCACCATCGACGCAACCGGCGATGGCGATCTCTATGCGGGCGCCGGGTCAGGCTTCGACACCGAGGTCGATATCCGCGACATCCACGGCTGCATGAACACCTCCTGGCTGTTCGGCGGCGTCGACATGAAGGCCTTCCTGCGCTTCCGGGGGGAGACGCCGGAGCAGTATTCGCAGTTCATGGCGAGGGGGCGCGAGGCGATGCGCTTTTTCGACAGGCCCTCCGTCTCGTGGCGGGACGACATCGCCGTCTTCATGGGGCCGCGGCTCGCCGGCTATTCGGCACTCAAGGTCGAAGATCTGTCAGAGGTCGAGATCCGCAGCCACCAGCTCATGCTGGAACATCTCGCCTTCTATCGGGCCCATGCTCCGGGCTTCTCCAACGCCTTCATCATGCTCTCGGCGCCGCAACTCGGTGTCCGGCATGGCCGGCGCCTCAAAGGGGTCGGAAAGCTCACCCGTGAGAACTGGGATGGCAGCACGGCGCCTGACGAGATCGGCGTTTCGCCCTCGCTCGCGCCGAAATTCGCGAACATTTCGGTTCCCTATGGCGCGATCGTGCCGCGCGAGATCGACGGCCTGCTGGCGCCGGGCCGGCATCTCTCCTGCGACGCCACCAGCCATTCCTTCATGCGCGAAATCCCGCAATGCTGGCTGACCGGCCATGCGGCAGGCGTCGCCGCCGCCATAGCCGCCGACCGGAACATGAGGCCGGCCGAGGTGCCGATCGCCGAACTGCGGGCGGGATTGGCAGCCCAGGGAGCCTATCTCAACGCGGTTCCCGAGCTGGTTGAAAGCTGA
- a CDS encoding LysR family transcriptional regulator, giving the protein MDVAGLEAFIQIAEFGSFRRAAEAMRLSQTALSHRIRKLEEDVGVTLFQRTTRSLSLTRAGQEFFPEARDALMRLSHLYENLRREGRQAREKVSVGCLGSLGEHFLPDVLREFRQRYPQVSVTVFDEPAAALRERVASGEAQFALTILGAQLWTQKSRALFEEDFVAAVPADHPLADREALTWSDLVGYPLARVATTTSHGFMLSESLGTFGEKLDWAYEVQRVNMAVCFVANGIAVTVLPRLAIPPSPELLILPISAPSIRRTVGIIARDGEPLPRPAQHLQRMLLHAIANHPKGAAGAIGAQASGRDNVTTSGSSSRSSR; this is encoded by the coding sequence GTGGACGTCGCAGGGCTCGAGGCCTTCATCCAGATCGCCGAATTCGGCAGCTTTCGGCGGGCCGCCGAAGCGATGCGCCTGTCGCAGACGGCGCTGAGCCATCGGATCCGCAAGCTCGAGGAAGATGTCGGCGTCACGCTCTTCCAGCGCACCACGCGCAGCTTGTCGCTGACACGCGCCGGGCAGGAGTTCTTCCCGGAGGCGCGCGATGCGCTGATGCGCCTCAGCCACCTCTACGAGAACCTGAGGCGCGAGGGGCGGCAGGCGCGGGAGAAGGTCTCGGTCGGCTGCCTCGGCTCGCTCGGCGAGCATTTCCTGCCGGATGTACTCCGCGAGTTCCGCCAGCGCTATCCGCAGGTCTCGGTCACGGTCTTCGACGAGCCGGCCGCCGCGCTGCGCGAGCGCGTCGCTTCCGGCGAGGCGCAGTTCGCACTGACCATCCTCGGCGCACAGCTCTGGACACAGAAATCCCGCGCGCTGTTCGAGGAGGATTTCGTCGCCGCCGTTCCGGCCGACCATCCGCTGGCTGACCGCGAAGCGCTGACCTGGTCCGATCTCGTCGGCTACCCGCTGGCGCGCGTCGCCACGACGACGAGCCACGGCTTCATGCTGAGCGAGAGTCTGGGCACTTTCGGCGAAAAGCTGGACTGGGCCTACGAGGTCCAACGCGTCAACATGGCGGTCTGCTTCGTCGCGAACGGCATCGCGGTCACGGTACTGCCGCGGCTGGCGATCCCCCCGAGCCCCGAACTGCTCATCCTACCGATCAGCGCGCCCTCGATCCGGCGCACCGTGGGGATCATCGCGCGAGACGGCGAGCCGCTGCCGCGCCCGGCGCAGCATCTGCAGCGCATGCTTCTCCATGCGATCGCCAACCACCCCAAGGGGGCGGCCGGCGCGATAGGCGCTCAGGCCTCGGGGCGGGACAATGTTACAACGTCGGGAAGCTCGTCCCGGTCGAGCAGATAG